The following are from one region of the Panulirus ornatus isolate Po-2019 chromosome 48, ASM3632096v1, whole genome shotgun sequence genome:
- the LOC139764151 gene encoding uncharacterized protein isoform X2, translating to MATATSAALLLSCLLLAFISLAATPAEAQSHSYYSQDSYMRPRYYRREWAQPRSFWSRARSIMPRFYQVASDAASVLALPTLAVLALSAIWPQHTHYRSKREADDPDAPMEELTQHLMNVYLAAVESDGCMQRVVCELGAVARNLKPYQRNLMISVLSSAVPVKHSHLFSKFKAGVNAETCHKYSCSMLDN from the exons ATG GCAACTGCGACCTCCGCTGCCCTCTTGCTTTCCTGCCTTCTGCTGGCGTTCATATCGCTAGCGGCCACTCCCGCTGAGGCCCAATCCCACAGCTACTACTCACAAGACTCCTACATGCGCCCGCGATATTATAGGCGAGAGTGGGCACAGCCTCGTAGCTTCTGGTCCCGGGCGCGGTCCATCATGCCTCGTTTTTATCAAGTGGCCTCAGACGCGGCCAGCGTACTGGCACTGCCCACCCTGGCCGTCTTGGCTTTGTCTGCTATCTGGCCACAACATACGCATTACAGAAGCAAGCGAGAAGCTGACG ATCCCGATGCTCCTATGGAGGAACTGACGCAGCATCTGATGAACGTGTACCTAGCGGCCGTGGAATCAGACGGGTGCATGCAGAGGGTTGTGTGTGAGCTGGGAGCAGTGGCAAGGAACCTCAAACCCTACCAGCGAAACCTTATGATCTC ggtCCTGAGCTCTGCCGTGCCGGTCAAGCACAGTCACCTCTTCAGTAAGTTCAAGGCCGGAGTGAACGCTGAGACGTGCCACAAGTACAGCTGTTCAATGCTGGATAACTGA
- the LOC139764151 gene encoding uncharacterized protein isoform X3 — MGRRGRRWRRQESQSTIAMASISTHCSILLVLPLLAAYLQGSNALAAGAFRDDTRLSALDDGEPSMAGRQGQIHRQEGYYHQPQSEENHLAYVLPALFITGISLLFPNFVTINSRRRRRNADPDAPMEELTQHLMNVYLAAVESDGCMQRVVCELGAVARNLKPYQRNLMIS, encoded by the exons ATGGGGAGGAGAGGTCGACGATGGCGTCGCCAGGAGAGTCAGTCTACCATCGCCATGGCATCCATCAGCACGCACTGCTCCATCCTGCTGGTGCTGCCGTTGCTCGCAGCCTATCTGCAGGGTTCCAATGCCCTCGCTGCTGGCGCCTTCCGTGATGATACCCGTCTTTCAGCGCTTGACGATGGAGAACCATCGATGGCAGGTCGCCAGGGCCAGATCCATAGACAAGAAGGCTATTACCACCAGCCTCAGAGTGAGGAGAACCACTTGGCTTACGTGCTGCCAGCCCTGTTCATCACCGgcatctccctcctcttccctaacTTCGTTACCATCAACAGTCGTCGTCGCCGTCGTAACGCGG ATCCCGATGCTCCTATGGAGGAACTGACGCAGCATCTGATGAACGTGTACCTAGCGGCCGTGGAATCAGACGGGTGCATGCAGAGGGTTGTGTGTGAGCTGGGAGCAGTGGCAAGGAACCTCAAACCCTACCAGCGAAACCTTATGATCTCGTGA
- the LOC139764150 gene encoding uncharacterized protein encodes MEGFLLLVVVAMVAAAGVLAMDDSDDFYDISIPPDNSLPPSQPPHQSSGLSLYDEPPPLQERNPNYKYGSPHQSPSSSGPSLIYGPPPPPPLSPSSSLKYQQPSSYGSAFSLFDDSCGRWKALSVFLVAGIALVGLALVFGLWSLPLSVSVGEDDTSKLTDPAFTSSVYEQIGDISRILMAIKDTTDNPKHDQGKEVDQGT; translated from the exons ATGGAAGGCtttctgctgctggtggtggtggcgatggtggcggCTGCTGGTGTCCTCGCCATGGATGACTCTGACGACTTTTATGATATCTCCATCCCTCCGGATAActcgctgccaccatcacaaccaccccatcAGTCGTCTGGCCTCAGCTTGTATGACGAGCCTCCTCCACTACAAGAAAGAAACCCAAACTACAAGTATGGGTCTCCTCACCAATCTCCATCGTCCAGTGGCCCAAGCCTGATatatggacctcctcctcctcctcctctctcaccctcatCTTCTTTGAAGTATCAGCAGCCATCCTCATACGGCAG TGCCTTTTCGCTTTTCGATGACTCCTGCGGACGTTGGAAGGCCCTAAGCGTGTTTCTGGTGGCGGGCATCGCGTTGGTGGGGTTAGCTCTCGTCTTTGGCTTATGGTCACTACCTCTGTCCGTCTCCGTTGGCGAGGACGATACATCCAAGCTCACCGACCCGGCCTTCACGTCTTCCGTCTACGAACAGATTGGAGACATCTCCAGGATTCTCATGGCCATCAAGGATACCACTGACAACCCAAAGCATGACCAGGGGAAAGAAGTAGATCAAGGGACGTGA
- the LOC139764151 gene encoding uncharacterized protein isoform X1 yields MGRRGRRWRRQESQSTIAMASISTHCSILLVLPLLAAYLQGSNALAAGAFRDDTRLSALDDGEPSMAGRQGQIHRQEGYYHQPQSEENHLAYVLPALFITGISLLFPNFVTINSRRRRRNADPDAPMEELTQHLMNVYLAAVESDGCMQRVVCELGAVARNLKPYQRNLMISVLSSAVPVKHSHLFSKFKAGVNAETCHKYSCSMLDN; encoded by the exons ATGGGGAGGAGAGGTCGACGATGGCGTCGCCAGGAGAGTCAGTCTACCATCGCCATGGCATCCATCAGCACGCACTGCTCCATCCTGCTGGTGCTGCCGTTGCTCGCAGCCTATCTGCAGGGTTCCAATGCCCTCGCTGCTGGCGCCTTCCGTGATGATACCCGTCTTTCAGCGCTTGACGATGGAGAACCATCGATGGCAGGTCGCCAGGGCCAGATCCATAGACAAGAAGGCTATTACCACCAGCCTCAGAGTGAGGAGAACCACTTGGCTTACGTGCTGCCAGCCCTGTTCATCACCGgcatctccctcctcttccctaacTTCGTTACCATCAACAGTCGTCGTCGCCGTCGTAACGCGG ATCCCGATGCTCCTATGGAGGAACTGACGCAGCATCTGATGAACGTGTACCTAGCGGCCGTGGAATCAGACGGGTGCATGCAGAGGGTTGTGTGTGAGCTGGGAGCAGTGGCAAGGAACCTCAAACCCTACCAGCGAAACCTTATGATCTC ggtCCTGAGCTCTGCCGTGCCGGTCAAGCACAGTCACCTCTTCAGTAAGTTCAAGGCCGGAGTGAACGCTGAGACGTGCCACAAGTACAGCTGTTCAATGCTGGATAACTGA